The following coding sequences are from one Lysinibacillus sp. FSL W8-0992 window:
- a CDS encoding helix-turn-helix domain-containing protein: protein MTEDLGALVRSEMFKRKMSQKQLAEMVGISNAYLSDIIRGRKDGPKAQEHIKHIRKILNI, encoded by the coding sequence ATGACAGAAGATTTAGGGGCACTAGTTAGATCAGAGATGTTCAAGCGAAAAATGAGTCAAAAACAATTAGCTGAAATGGTGGGAATTTCAAATGCCTATCTATCAGACATAATTCGTGGCCGAAAAGATGGTCCGAAAGCCCAGGAACATATAAAGCATATCCGAAAAATTTTAAATATTTAA
- a CDS encoding MBL fold metallo-hydrolase encodes MKVDILASGSSGNCIALTTNETTILIDAGIAKTKIEKRLLEVGITPTSVKAIFVTHAHSDHIKGLPLANKYKIPVYAGEREWKNITTVDEELIRQIGVGGLFGCGHFIVNAFNVHHDAIDPRGYVVRTLDNLKVSICLDTGQVDKSMLNDMRNSNIYIIEANHEPRMVEASDYPNSVKARILSHVGHLSNEQTATALKELVRGKGERIYLTHLSSKNNLPTLAEMTVKRELLKKGLHAGNHYELEVV; translated from the coding sequence ATGAAAGTTGACATCTTAGCAAGTGGTTCAAGTGGAAACTGTATAGCTTTAACAACAAATGAAACTACCATTCTAATCGATGCAGGTATTGCAAAAACAAAAATAGAGAAACGGCTTTTGGAAGTGGGGATCACACCAACTAGCGTAAAAGCAATCTTTGTCACACATGCACATAGTGACCACATTAAAGGTCTGCCACTGGCCAATAAATATAAAATTCCTGTTTATGCTGGTGAACGTGAATGGAAAAACATCACTACCGTTGATGAGGAATTAATTAGGCAAATTGGTGTTGGAGGCCTTTTCGGTTGCGGCCACTTCATAGTAAACGCCTTTAATGTTCATCACGACGCAATAGATCCGAGGGGTTATGTTGTAAGGACGTTAGACAATTTAAAAGTTTCCATCTGTTTAGACACTGGCCAGGTAGATAAAAGCATGTTAAATGACATGAGGAATAGCAATATTTATATCATTGAAGCCAACCATGAACCACGAATGGTTGAAGCCTCTGATTATCCTAATAGCGTTAAGGCGAGAATATTGAGTCATGTTGGCCACTTATCAAATGAACAAACAGCAACAGCCCTAAAAGAGCTTGTAAGAGGCAAAGGTGAACGAATCTATCTAACTCATTTAAGCAGCAAAAACAACCTTCCTACGCTTGCAGAAATGACCGTTAAAAGAGAGCTATTGAAGAAAGGCTTACATGCAGGTAATCACTATGAATTGGAGGTCGTTTAA
- a CDS encoding RecT family recombinase, which yields MNGNLPTLTPEITEAFQPAVLEVIRNSIAPTANDQEFLLFAHKAASYGLDPFKNEIFFIKYGNQARIQFAAEAYLSKAREQEGFIPPDTQMVHENDEFKIAMNKETKQMEVVQHEIGFPRGKIIGAYSVAYRDGYPPVTVIMDIDEVAHMFTGQNKDNWNKWTSDMFGKHVQQRALKKQYGLSFDDETITHQQSGVVPENQPKERKDITPHQETIEAPKPTENMQPSPTDKLRNEINAKFKALGITTSEAVKEYLIKNAPNIDPATATEAEMVGLIELLNMNIEMLTTQSNEADSLD from the coding sequence ATGAATGGAAACCTACCAACTTTAACACCTGAAATTACAGAAGCTTTTCAACCTGCAGTATTAGAGGTCATTCGCAACTCAATTGCACCTACAGCTAATGACCAAGAATTTCTTTTATTCGCTCACAAGGCAGCATCATATGGCTTAGATCCATTCAAAAATGAAATTTTCTTTATCAAATATGGTAATCAGGCACGTATTCAATTTGCAGCAGAGGCTTATCTTTCAAAAGCGCGTGAACAAGAAGGTTTTATTCCGCCAGATACACAAATGGTGCACGAAAATGATGAATTTAAAATAGCTATGAATAAAGAAACAAAGCAAATGGAAGTGGTACAACACGAAATAGGGTTCCCACGTGGAAAGATAATTGGAGCTTATTCGGTTGCTTACCGCGATGGCTATCCACCTGTAACAGTCATTATGGACATTGATGAAGTTGCTCATATGTTTACAGGGCAAAATAAGGATAACTGGAACAAATGGACAAGTGACATGTTCGGGAAACATGTTCAGCAACGAGCTCTAAAAAAGCAATACGGATTGTCATTTGATGATGAAACAATTACCCATCAACAGAGTGGTGTAGTTCCTGAGAATCAACCAAAGGAACGAAAAGACATAACACCACACCAAGAGACAATTGAGGCACCTAAACCAACTGAGAATATGCAGCCAAGTCCTACAGATAAATTACGCAATGAAATTAATGCAAAATTTAAGGCATTGGGCATTACTACTAGTGAAGCAGTTAAAGAATACCTGATTAAAAATGCACCTAATATTGATCCTGCTACAGCAACCGAGGCTGAAATGGTTGGCTTGATTGAGCTACTAAACATGAATATTGAAATGTTAACTACACAGTCAAACGAAGCTGATTCACTAGATTAA
- a CDS encoding tyrosine-type recombinase/integrase, whose amino-acid sequence MANIEKRGENSFRFTVYLPKDAQGKYPKKRKSIIIEEKMSPKQLKEFLDREYLKFKDEVLSGNYVQTERILFKDFAEQWEKDFASTLALTTFGNHQRKLELHIIPVIGHMRMDQINQFHLMTVVRDMKRYDGKDDPVTYHSKQDVYRTLKSIFKYAVKWGVLSNNPMDGIEKPRPSDTDDVGKEMQIYEEDEIETLMRMLQSETELWRIMFTLALAAGLRKGELLGLEWKDVDFENQQIYIHQSIVLTKQGPHIKSTKTRKSKRYVTLPESVMEELKAYRIHWAKEKFKKGDKWIEQDREWLFHSFDGTHLYPTSPSKHWHKFINEHKFKYIRLHDLRHTSASLLIAQGVHAKLISERLGHSDISVTMNTYGHAFKSADRAAADKLDGFFRVKKQS is encoded by the coding sequence ATGGCTAACATTGAAAAGCGTGGAGAAAATTCATTTCGTTTTACTGTTTATTTACCTAAAGATGCTCAAGGGAAATATCCTAAAAAACGCAAATCAATAATTATTGAAGAAAAAATGTCACCAAAGCAACTAAAGGAATTTTTGGATCGTGAATATCTAAAATTTAAGGATGAAGTCTTATCAGGTAACTATGTGCAAACTGAAAGAATACTTTTTAAAGATTTTGCCGAACAATGGGAAAAGGATTTTGCATCTACTCTTGCCCTAACGACATTTGGGAATCACCAACGAAAGTTGGAATTGCATATTATCCCTGTTATTGGCCACATGCGTATGGATCAAATAAATCAATTCCATCTGATGACTGTCGTACGTGATATGAAGCGTTATGATGGCAAAGACGATCCTGTTACTTATCATAGCAAGCAAGATGTATATAGAACTCTTAAAAGTATATTTAAGTACGCTGTAAAATGGGGTGTATTATCTAACAATCCAATGGACGGAATTGAAAAGCCACGCCCAAGTGATACTGATGATGTGGGTAAGGAAATGCAAATCTATGAAGAAGATGAAATTGAAACGTTAATGCGTATGTTACAAAGCGAAACAGAGTTATGGAGAATTATGTTCACTTTAGCATTAGCTGCTGGATTAAGAAAAGGCGAACTTTTAGGTTTAGAGTGGAAAGATGTAGACTTTGAAAACCAACAAATATACATTCACCAATCAATCGTTTTAACTAAACAAGGCCCACATATTAAATCTACAAAAACAAGAAAATCGAAACGCTATGTAACATTACCTGAATCTGTTATGGAAGAATTAAAAGCATATCGTATACATTGGGCTAAGGAGAAGTTCAAAAAAGGTGATAAATGGATTGAACAAGATAGAGAATGGTTATTCCATTCATTTGATGGTACACACCTCTATCCAACAAGCCCTTCAAAACATTGGCACAAATTTATTAATGAACATAAATTTAAATACATTCGCCTTCATGATTTACGTCATACATCAGCATCATTATTAATTGCACAAGGCGTACATGCTAAACTAATTAGTGAACGTCTAGGACACTCTGATATATCAGTAACAATGAATACTTATGGTCATGCTTTCAAGTCTGCTGATCGCGCTGCTGCTGATAAGCTGGATGGGTTCTTTAGAGTGAAAAAACAATCTTAA
- a CDS encoding LLM class flavin-dependent oxidoreductase, with product MEIGITSFVETKPDVYNGEVISHAQRLREVVEEIILADQVGLDVFGVGEHHRKDYAASSPAMVLSAAAPQTKNIRLTSAVTVLSSADPVRVFQDFSTLDGISNGRAEIMAGRGSFIESFPLFGYNLNDYDALFEEHLELLLKLRQSEKVTWEGRHRPAINNLGVYPRPVQDSLPIWVGSGGNQDSAIRAGLLGLPLMLAIIGGSPMQFAPIVQLYKKAAAHAGHDVSKLKVGSHSIGFVGENRELAADTFFPSTQAGMNKLGKERGWAYYDRSSFDAARSFEGALYVGDSDTVAEKIIHLRKHVGITRFMMYVPLSTMPHNQVMRAIELLGKEVAPRVREEIAKWEANGEQDI from the coding sequence ATGGAAATAGGCATTACATCTTTTGTAGAAACGAAACCGGATGTTTATAATGGCGAAGTGATTAGTCATGCCCAACGTCTACGTGAAGTGGTCGAAGAAATTATCCTTGCTGATCAAGTAGGGCTGGATGTGTTTGGCGTTGGTGAACATCATAGGAAGGATTATGCAGCATCATCTCCAGCGATGGTTCTCTCAGCGGCTGCACCCCAAACGAAAAACATACGACTTACAAGCGCGGTAACTGTGCTTTCTTCAGCGGATCCTGTACGCGTTTTTCAAGATTTTTCTACACTAGATGGGATTTCAAACGGACGTGCGGAAATAATGGCGGGGCGAGGTTCTTTTATCGAGTCATTTCCGTTGTTTGGCTATAATTTGAACGACTATGACGCACTGTTTGAAGAACATTTGGAGTTGCTGCTTAAACTTCGTCAATCGGAAAAAGTAACGTGGGAGGGCAGACATCGACCTGCAATAAATAATTTAGGTGTCTATCCAAGACCTGTTCAAGATTCTTTACCTATATGGGTCGGTAGTGGTGGAAATCAAGATTCTGCCATCCGTGCAGGCCTGCTCGGATTGCCACTGATGCTGGCGATCATTGGTGGTAGCCCGATGCAATTTGCACCAATTGTACAGTTATATAAAAAAGCGGCGGCTCATGCAGGTCATGATGTCTCCAAACTGAAGGTGGGATCTCATTCGATAGGTTTTGTAGGGGAGAATAGGGAACTGGCAGCAGATACATTTTTCCCATCCACTCAAGCTGGTATGAATAAACTTGGCAAGGAGCGGGGCTGGGCTTATTATGATCGTTCAAGTTTTGATGCCGCAAGAAGTTTTGAAGGGGCATTGTATGTTGGTGATTCTGATACTGTCGCAGAGAAAATCATCCATTTGCGTAAGCATGTGGGGATTACTCGTTTTATGATGTATGTACCGTTAAGTACAATGCCACATAATCAAGTGATGCGTGCCATTGAATTGCTTGGGAAAGAAGTTGCCCCTCGTGTTAGAGAGGAAATTGCTAAATGGGAAGCTAACGGTGAACAGGATATATGA
- a CDS encoding AbrB/MazE/SpoVT family DNA-binding domain-containing protein, with the protein MKSTGIVRKIDDLGRVVIPKEIRRTLGIEEGDSLEIYTNGNQVVLQKYQPNTEKDEVVASLKMMAASAKNPNVLETINRAIKLIR; encoded by the coding sequence ATGAAATCAACAGGTATTGTACGCAAAATTGACGATTTAGGTCGTGTAGTAATTCCAAAGGAAATACGTAGAACACTTGGTATCGAAGAAGGAGATTCATTAGAAATTTACACTAACGGTAATCAAGTGGTCCTTCAAAAATATCAGCCAAATACTGAAAAAGATGAGGTTGTTGCTTCTCTGAAAATGATGGCTGCTAGTGCGAAAAATCCTAATGTACTCGAAACAATTAATCGTGCAATTAAATTAATTCGGTAG
- a CDS encoding replicative DNA helicase, which translates to MALIGATNYELDAEMSVLGAIFLEPDVINDIVFLEARDFISARHQQIFRVMKWLDDRNQPIDITTVIELYMQHNKMDEVSISYLTELAVSCPTASNVVHYANIVRSRAIRRRGTDVGQKIMNLVHEDFETDDDYFAEIEKLASEVRPEDDGKMQSLKDTRQGYFEHLLKRAEFIPTGFNSYDKWAHGLWRGWLFVSAGRPSVGKTAMLLQRIMGVAKSGPVIVFSQEMDKYQLYDRMIASSTGIAYGRIKNKELKVEELGVIEYAYKELEKLPIFVQDSSGVTIEEVRATARRFKKRYGQIAMIAVDYLQIMSIPQRKNETRAQAIGNVTTTAKQIARDMNCCFMMLSQMTRESDNVKKPQLSHLKESSSIEQDADVVEFLWHDPADKMQQGKVIQQFFAKGRDIGMNEFKLLFMGWKQKFIELDKQ; encoded by the coding sequence ATGGCTTTGATTGGAGCAACTAACTATGAACTTGATGCAGAAATGTCGGTTTTGGGTGCTATATTCCTTGAACCTGATGTAATTAATGACATTGTTTTTTTAGAAGCTAGAGATTTCATTAGTGCGCGTCACCAACAAATTTTTAGAGTAATGAAATGGTTGGATGATAGAAATCAACCTATAGACATTACAACAGTTATTGAACTGTATATGCAACATAACAAGATGGACGAAGTAAGTATTTCTTACTTAACTGAATTAGCTGTTTCGTGTCCAACTGCATCAAATGTTGTGCATTATGCAAATATTGTCCGTTCAAGAGCTATTCGAAGACGTGGAACAGACGTAGGGCAAAAAATTATGAACCTTGTACATGAAGATTTTGAAACAGATGATGATTATTTTGCAGAAATTGAAAAACTAGCATCCGAAGTAAGGCCCGAAGATGATGGGAAAATGCAAAGTTTGAAAGACACAAGGCAAGGATATTTTGAACATCTTTTAAAGCGTGCTGAATTTATTCCTACTGGATTTAATTCATATGACAAATGGGCTCATGGTCTTTGGAGAGGGTGGTTGTTTGTTAGTGCTGGACGTCCTAGCGTTGGTAAAACAGCTATGCTGCTTCAAAGGATTATGGGAGTTGCCAAAAGTGGGCCAGTGATTGTTTTCAGTCAGGAAATGGACAAATACCAGCTATATGATCGTATGATTGCAAGCTCAACAGGCATTGCTTATGGTCGTATAAAAAACAAAGAACTAAAAGTGGAAGAATTAGGGGTAATTGAGTATGCGTATAAAGAGCTGGAGAAGCTACCTATTTTCGTACAAGATTCAAGTGGTGTCACGATAGAGGAAGTGAGAGCCACAGCAAGACGCTTTAAAAAACGCTATGGACAAATAGCAATGATTGCTGTTGACTACTTACAAATTATGAGCATTCCACAACGTAAAAACGAGACAAGGGCGCAAGCAATCGGAAATGTAACTACCACAGCCAAGCAGATAGCACGCGACATGAATTGTTGTTTTATGATGTTATCGCAAATGACCAGGGAAAGCGACAATGTTAAAAAGCCGCAGCTATCACACTTGAAAGAATCATCATCCATTGAACAAGACGCAGATGTCGTTGAGTTTTTATGGCATGATCCAGCTGATAAAATGCAGCAAGGCAAAGTGATTCAACAGTTCTTTGCAAAAGGCCGAGACATCGGCATGAATGAGTTTAAATTGCTTTTTATGGGGTGGAAACAGAAGTTTATTGAACTGGATAAACAGTAG
- a CDS encoding DUF6877 family protein gives MNIKPVPVVLVGEALASITPLYELHQIACELPISVLVDVKQRIGDWLACGGKETDPYIKQQLAYAQKVYEAMKDGDRG, from the coding sequence TTGAACATTAAACCAGTACCAGTTGTATTAGTTGGTGAAGCCTTAGCAAGTATTACGCCATTGTATGAGCTACACCAAATTGCTTGCGAGTTACCAATATCAGTTTTAGTAGATGTTAAGCAGCGTATAGGTGACTGGCTAGCATGTGGTGGGAAAGAAACTGATCCATACATTAAGCAACAATTAGCTTATGCTCAGAAAGTTTACGAGGCAATGAAAGATGGTGATAGAGGATGA
- a CDS encoding aconitate hydratase encodes MAVPTLQRDYRVFENLKMSNVYLPILDKLLDDNSQECYNSKSLLAKDEIRVVRWEKNNEYFSDLIVATAGEDLVLTYANMALKTQVETLLISHQNKDQALT; translated from the coding sequence ATGGCAGTACCGACATTACAGCGTGACTACAGGGTGTTTGAGAATCTTAAAATGAGCAATGTTTATTTACCAATACTCGATAAGCTTTTAGATGACAATTCACAAGAATGTTACAACTCCAAAAGTCTGTTGGCCAAAGATGAAATTAGAGTAGTGCGGTGGGAAAAGAATAATGAATATTTTAGTGATTTAATTGTTGCCACAGCTGGTGAGGATTTAGTCTTAACCTATGCAAATATGGCTTTGAAAACACAGGTTGAAACATTGCTCATTAGTCACCAAAATAAAGACCAGGCGCTCACATGA
- a CDS encoding helix-turn-helix domain-containing protein → MAKMTMSVDEVANELGVSKTTIYTMARQKEIPHTKVRGRILFHRPTIEHWLITNTEGGELN, encoded by the coding sequence ATGGCGAAAATGACAATGTCAGTAGATGAGGTTGCAAATGAATTAGGTGTTAGTAAAACAACTATTTACACAATGGCACGCCAGAAAGAAATTCCTCATACGAAAGTTAGAGGGCGCATTTTATTCCACCGACCTACAATTGAGCATTGGTTAATCACTAATACCGAAGGTGGTGAATTAAATTGA
- a CDS encoding ImmA/IrrE family metallo-endopeptidase: MDIKKIVAQLVEKYDTRDPFKLADLLGVVIIYEPLGSIYGYYSRSHRTKVIHINENLPSKKQLLTAAHELGHVVQHPEANTVFLKKNTLFSTDKLEIEANTFAVELLLPDELFTEQCCSGFTIYDAIEEKGVPIELLSLKSVDGKKILP; this comes from the coding sequence GTGGATATTAAAAAGATTGTGGCACAGTTAGTTGAAAAATACGATACAAGGGATCCTTTTAAGTTGGCTGATCTACTAGGTGTAGTTATTATTTACGAGCCATTAGGGTCTATATACGGCTATTATAGTAGATCCCACCGTACAAAAGTAATTCATATCAATGAGAATTTACCATCTAAAAAACAACTATTAACCGCTGCTCATGAACTCGGACACGTTGTTCAACATCCAGAAGCGAATACTGTATTTCTAAAGAAAAATACATTATTTTCTACAGATAAGTTAGAAATAGAAGCGAATACATTCGCTGTCGAGTTATTGTTACCTGATGAATTATTTACTGAACAATGTTGTTCAGGTTTTACCATCTATGATGCTATAGAAGAAAAAGGAGTTCCGATTGAGCTACTTTCTTTAAAAAGCGTAGATGGTAAAAAAATTTTACCCTAA
- a CDS encoding helix-turn-helix domain-containing protein yields MSLVERIKYLCNERKITFAEVERKVGISNGQIRRWDTSSPKIENVEKVANYFDVSTDYLLGRTDKRRYYDLTEKDELTIQRELKKRINGEDVDNAFAAFDGRVLEDLDEEDRELLIASWENTLRLTKRIAKQKFTPKKYRD; encoded by the coding sequence GTGAGTTTAGTGGAAAGAATAAAATATCTGTGTAATGAGAGAAAAATTACTTTTGCTGAAGTTGAAAGGAAAGTTGGCATTTCTAATGGACAAATCCGAAGATGGGATACGTCTTCACCTAAAATAGAAAATGTAGAAAAAGTAGCTAATTATTTCGATGTTAGCACTGACTACCTATTAGGTCGTACTGATAAAAGACGTTACTATGACCTAACTGAAAAAGACGAACTTACTATACAAAGAGAACTTAAAAAAAGAATTAATGGTGAGGACGTAGATAATGCATTCGCAGCCTTTGATGGGAGAGTTTTAGAAGATTTAGATGAAGAAGACAGAGAGTTATTAATCGCTTCATGGGAAAATACTTTACGCTTAACTAAACGTATAGCGAAACAGAAATTTACACCTAAAAAATATAGAGATTAA
- a CDS encoding AAA family ATPase: MEIKFNQLTLQNFKSHKDLVVKFGDMTKILADNAKGKSSIGEAITFLLYGTDLVGSKLDPSPVTYQAENTLVTLLLSVEDGELLLGREIVKGRNKFYVNEVPSKATEFNEVIDKLFDKDLFLSLFNPSYFFTLHWEKQRQMILQYTTAPANKEVLKELPKPQSDKLATLVKKHSLEDLDKIHRSNKTKLDKQYIAAQSRAKTLREQLEQNAPTVPLDSLNVELKQLVKERNAIEEVTDKAQTVNGRINILNNQINVLSQERDDIKDHFNQLKGEQIQDTCRVCNQTLQNEAIDAVKAEKDQRIQQVKVKFQQAVDKRIMLEEELKTLEYVDVSEQLDKARLLQEKINPIEYEISKHKQFEGLREQVVAAEANEKETLESLNESIFILDAIKDFKAKEAELQVKKVQDLFKNLSIKLFEEVKTTGESKPTFIVQMDGKDYMKLSFSEQTRAGLEIRDVLSEQSDLIVPCFVDNAETITKFKEPNGQLIISRVVADKELEVVAE; encoded by the coding sequence GTGGAAATTAAATTCAATCAATTAACCTTGCAGAATTTTAAAAGCCACAAGGATCTTGTAGTTAAGTTTGGCGACATGACTAAGATCCTCGCGGATAATGCAAAAGGTAAAAGCTCCATTGGTGAAGCAATTACATTCTTATTATATGGTACTGATCTGGTGGGGAGCAAACTTGATCCATCACCAGTAACGTACCAGGCAGAGAATACACTTGTGACATTGCTATTAAGTGTTGAAGATGGAGAGCTGCTACTTGGCCGTGAGATTGTTAAAGGGCGCAATAAGTTCTATGTAAATGAAGTACCTTCTAAAGCTACTGAGTTTAATGAGGTAATTGATAAGCTTTTTGATAAAGATTTATTCTTATCACTCTTTAATCCAAGCTATTTTTTCACATTGCATTGGGAAAAGCAGCGTCAAATGATTTTACAATATACAACTGCACCTGCTAATAAAGAGGTTTTAAAAGAGTTACCTAAACCACAATCGGACAAGTTGGCCACATTAGTTAAAAAACATTCTTTAGAGGATTTAGATAAAATCCATCGATCTAATAAAACCAAGCTTGATAAGCAGTATATAGCTGCTCAAAGCCGCGCCAAGACGTTAAGAGAGCAGTTAGAACAAAATGCTCCAACAGTTCCATTAGACTCACTAAATGTGGAACTGAAACAGCTTGTTAAGGAAAGAAACGCTATAGAAGAAGTGACTGACAAAGCTCAAACGGTGAATGGAAGAATTAATATACTAAACAACCAAATTAATGTTTTGTCACAAGAACGTGACGACATTAAAGACCATTTTAATCAGCTCAAAGGAGAGCAAATTCAAGACACTTGCCGCGTTTGTAATCAAACACTACAAAATGAAGCTATCGATGCTGTAAAGGCAGAAAAAGATCAGCGTATTCAACAGGTTAAAGTGAAGTTCCAACAAGCTGTAGATAAACGAATAATGTTAGAAGAAGAACTTAAAACGCTTGAATATGTGGACGTATCTGAACAACTGGATAAAGCGCGTTTACTTCAAGAAAAGATAAATCCAATAGAATATGAGATTTCAAAGCATAAGCAGTTTGAAGGATTGAGAGAGCAAGTTGTTGCTGCAGAAGCTAATGAAAAAGAAACACTTGAATCACTTAATGAATCAATCTTTATCCTGGATGCTATTAAGGATTTCAAGGCAAAAGAAGCAGAATTACAAGTCAAAAAGGTTCAAGACTTGTTCAAAAATTTATCAATAAAACTCTTTGAAGAAGTAAAAACAACAGGTGAAAGTAAACCAACTTTCATTGTCCAAATGGATGGTAAAGACTATATGAAACTTTCATTTAGTGAGCAAACTAGAGCAGGGCTTGAAATTCGTGATGTGTTGTCAGAGCAAAGTGATCTTATCGTTCCTTGTTTTGTGGACAATGCTGAAACAATTACTAAGTTTAAAGAACCTAATGGACAATTAATAATTAGCCGTGTTGTTGCAGATAAAGAATTGGAGGTTGTTGCTGAATGA
- a CDS encoding replication protein — translation MASPQLKNGHTRIANEIFDHIMKTNLNGTQFRIVLAIWRYTYGFQRKTNEMSTSFLTNAINANRTQINRELTTLIDRNIISVIGIGSKGAKIMGFNKNYKEWDEQTPSNKVDSEISAPTKQAKKLKYDEENSYYKMAVYFHEKVAAVANEAGISHLIKKSNMQTWADDMRKLIEIDQVDKHLAKHVMDWVTQDSFWRTNVLSAKKLRDKFMELAIKMNAEMKPVQPKQKPHYDPRDKEIEFQRWVQDGNDPNGFDWSN, via the coding sequence ATGGCAAGTCCACAACTCAAAAATGGGCATACACGGATTGCCAATGAAATCTTCGATCATATCATGAAGACCAATCTCAATGGCACACAATTCCGTATAGTGTTGGCCATTTGGAGATATACGTATGGTTTTCAGCGTAAAACGAATGAAATGTCTACAAGCTTTTTAACAAACGCAATTAATGCTAATAGGACTCAAATAAATAGAGAACTAACAACATTGATTGATAGAAACATAATCTCAGTTATTGGAATTGGTTCAAAAGGAGCGAAAATAATGGGGTTTAATAAAAATTACAAAGAGTGGGATGAACAGACGCCATCTAATAAGGTAGATTCTGAAATCTCTGCTCCAACTAAACAAGCAAAAAAACTAAAATATGACGAAGAAAACAGCTATTACAAAATGGCAGTCTACTTTCATGAGAAAGTTGCTGCAGTTGCAAATGAGGCTGGAATATCTCATTTAATTAAAAAGTCTAACATGCAAACATGGGCCGATGATATGCGAAAGTTAATTGAAATAGATCAGGTTGATAAGCACTTGGCCAAACATGTTATGGATTGGGTAACACAGGATTCATTTTGGCGCACCAATGTTTTGTCAGCAAAAAAGCTTAGAGATAAGTTTATGGAATTGGCCATAAAAATGAATGCTGAAATGAAACCAGTACAACCAAAGCAAAAGCCACATTATGATCCAAGAGATAAAGAAATAGAGTTCCAACGTTGGGTACAAGATGGGAATGATCCAAATGGCTTTGATTGGAGCAACTAA